A section of the Luteolibacter rhizosphaerae genome encodes:
- the rpsT gene encoding 30S ribosomal protein S20, which produces MANHKSALKRVRQTKVRTERNRTRKTAIKVLRKKTAAAVVAADKKAADQSLPEYFAVVDKAAKKGLIHKNKASNLKRKAAKAVASIA; this is translated from the coding sequence ATGGCCAATCACAAGTCCGCCCTGAAGCGCGTCCGCCAGACCAAGGTCCGCACCGAGCGCAACCGCACCCGCAAGACCGCGATCAAGGTCCTGCGCAAGAAGACCGCTGCTGCCGTCGTCGCCGCCGACAAGAAGGCCGCCGACCAGTCGCTGCCTGAGTATTTCGCCGTCGTTGACAAGGCCGCCAAGAAGGGCCTCATTCACAAGAACAAGGCTTCCAACCTGAAGCGGAAGGCCGCCAAGGCCGTGGCTTCGATTGCCTGA
- a CDS encoding L,D-transpeptidase, translating to MIQRILRYAVAASLLLPASLSLTSCGSSKDTRSQMVVSVNDQRMLLVRDGKPVKQYVVSTSKFGIGSKNGSNYTPLGQMEVARKIGGGYPAGAVFKSRRPTGEVIQPNAPGRDPIVGRIMWLHGKEAQNSNTFKRCVYIHGTPEEWRLGTPASYGCVRMSMKDVVDLYDRIGEGAEVRIMRGSLLETWAGQEYARKHSPQLLEGYAQL from the coding sequence ATGATCCAACGAATCCTGCGCTACGCTGTCGCAGCTTCCTTGCTTTTGCCCGCATCCCTGTCGCTTACAAGCTGCGGCAGCTCCAAAGACACTCGCAGCCAGATGGTAGTGAGTGTCAACGACCAGCGCATGCTGCTGGTCCGCGATGGCAAGCCCGTAAAACAGTACGTTGTCTCCACTTCGAAGTTCGGAATCGGCTCGAAGAACGGGAGCAACTATACGCCGCTCGGCCAGATGGAAGTCGCCCGCAAGATCGGCGGCGGCTATCCGGCGGGCGCGGTCTTCAAGAGCCGCCGCCCCACCGGGGAGGTGATCCAGCCGAATGCACCCGGGCGCGACCCGATCGTGGGCCGCATCATGTGGCTGCATGGCAAGGAGGCCCAGAATTCCAATACCTTCAAGCGCTGCGTCTACATCCACGGGACCCCCGAGGAGTGGCGCCTCGGCACGCCGGCCTCCTACGGCTGCGTGCGGATGAGCATGAAGGATGTCGTCGATCTCTACGACCGGATCGGTGAAGGCGCCGAAGTCCGCATCATGCGGGGCTCGCTGCTGGAGACCTGGGCCGGTCAAGAGTATGCCCGCAAGCACTCGCCGCAGTTGCTCGAGGGCTATGCCCAACTGTAA
- the pheT gene encoding phenylalanine--tRNA ligase subunit beta: MNVSLNWLATHVDLKGKSPEELDKLLTFAGVEVEGIEVKGISSDKIVVAQIMEAVQHPNADKLKVTQVDAGEGQLRQIVCGAQNYKVGDRVPCALPGAALPGGFTIGEAKMRGVESKGMLCSASEIGLVDAVDGLLILPPDSPIGKPVKELFESDVLLEVEVTPNRPDLLSHYGMAREMATLLEVPLAPLKIPAPAPATDSGVRIEAPGSCPFYSAVRISGVKVAESPAWLAQRLESIGLRPINNIVDITNFVLHELGQPLHAFDAAKVSGALVIRTAKEAEEFLALDGATYTLQAEDCVISDEAGSALALGGVMGGSESGVTESTTDILLESAYFTPSLIRRTSRRTALSSDSSYRFERGVNPDGVLPASALAVKLILEIAGGTAAPATMSAGQPPVLTQPVALDLAKLDQLTGASIAHDEAATILTRLGLSKTTDGTWSVPSFRADLQRHIDLVEEIVRVKGLDAVPSRFSGTFVPSSAVDTAYDADMRLRERLAGLGFHECQTIKLIADAQLTDALPLKPLLPGDTIRVSLPLSEDHAVMRPSIVPGLVASAARNIRQGTKALRLFEIGRVFRNAGGGKAKDLESDSLAILLSGPALPSGWSRGDSTADLYDLKAAIAALVPVASLQFLPRNRDGFALACDIQADAQNIGTFAMILPSRQRELDAPSAIFVAELDLPKLRKLVAGKTDITDLPLFPGSSRDLAMEAPASLANAEIEKAFAKIKEPLLTGFECFDVFSDPSGEKLAADKKSIAYRIHYRASDRTLKAEEIDAAHTTVVTALLAALPVARR; this comes from the coding sequence ATGAACGTTTCGCTGAACTGGCTTGCGACGCATGTGGATCTCAAGGGCAAATCGCCCGAAGAACTCGACAAGCTCCTCACCTTTGCAGGTGTCGAGGTCGAAGGCATCGAGGTAAAAGGCATCTCCTCCGACAAGATCGTAGTCGCCCAGATCATGGAGGCCGTTCAACACCCGAACGCCGACAAGCTCAAGGTCACCCAGGTCGATGCCGGTGAAGGCCAGCTCCGCCAAATCGTCTGCGGCGCCCAGAACTACAAGGTCGGCGACCGCGTCCCCTGCGCCCTTCCCGGCGCTGCCCTCCCCGGCGGCTTCACCATCGGCGAAGCCAAAATGCGCGGCGTCGAGTCCAAGGGCATGCTCTGCTCCGCCAGCGAGATCGGCCTTGTCGACGCCGTCGATGGCCTCCTCATCCTCCCGCCCGACTCGCCCATCGGCAAGCCGGTCAAGGAGCTCTTCGAGAGCGACGTCCTCCTCGAAGTCGAGGTCACCCCGAACCGCCCGGACCTCCTCAGCCACTACGGCATGGCCCGCGAAATGGCCACCCTGCTGGAAGTCCCGCTCGCACCGCTCAAGATCCCGGCTCCCGCACCCGCCACCGATTCCGGCGTCCGCATCGAGGCCCCCGGCTCCTGCCCCTTCTACAGCGCTGTGAGGATCTCCGGCGTGAAAGTCGCCGAAAGCCCCGCATGGCTCGCCCAGCGCCTCGAATCCATCGGCCTGCGCCCGATCAACAACATCGTCGATATCACGAACTTCGTCCTCCACGAGCTCGGCCAGCCCCTCCACGCCTTCGATGCCGCCAAGGTCTCCGGCGCCCTCGTCATCCGCACCGCGAAGGAAGCCGAAGAGTTCCTCGCCCTCGATGGCGCGACCTACACGCTCCAAGCCGAGGACTGCGTGATCTCCGATGAAGCCGGCAGCGCCCTCGCCCTCGGCGGCGTCATGGGCGGCTCCGAAAGCGGCGTCACCGAGTCCACCACCGATATCCTGCTGGAGTCGGCCTACTTCACCCCCTCCCTCATCCGCCGCACCTCGCGCCGCACCGCCCTCTCCTCGGATTCCTCCTACCGCTTCGAGCGCGGCGTGAATCCCGATGGCGTCCTGCCCGCCTCCGCCCTCGCGGTGAAGCTCATCCTCGAAATCGCCGGTGGCACCGCCGCCCCGGCCACCATGAGCGCCGGCCAGCCGCCCGTCCTCACGCAGCCCGTCGCCCTCGATCTCGCCAAGCTCGACCAGCTCACCGGCGCCAGCATCGCTCACGACGAAGCCGCCACCATCCTCACCCGACTCGGCCTCTCGAAGACCACCGACGGCACCTGGTCCGTCCCCTCCTTCCGCGCCGACCTCCAGCGCCACATCGATCTCGTCGAGGAAATCGTCCGCGTAAAAGGCCTCGATGCCGTGCCCTCCCGCTTCAGCGGCACCTTCGTCCCCTCCAGCGCCGTCGATACCGCCTACGATGCCGACATGCGCCTCCGCGAACGCCTCGCCGGCCTCGGCTTCCACGAGTGCCAGACCATCAAGCTCATCGCGGACGCCCAGCTCACCGACGCCCTGCCGCTCAAGCCCCTGCTCCCCGGCGATACCATCCGCGTCAGCCTCCCTCTCAGCGAGGACCACGCCGTCATGCGCCCGAGCATCGTCCCCGGCCTCGTCGCCTCCGCCGCGCGCAATATCCGCCAAGGCACCAAGGCCCTTCGCCTCTTCGAAATCGGCCGCGTCTTCCGCAATGCCGGCGGCGGCAAGGCCAAGGACCTCGAAAGCGACTCGCTCGCCATCCTCCTCTCCGGCCCCGCGCTTCCCTCTGGCTGGTCCCGCGGCGACTCCACCGCCGACCTCTACGACCTGAAGGCCGCCATCGCCGCCCTCGTCCCCGTCGCCTCGCTCCAGTTCCTCCCCCGGAACCGCGATGGCTTCGCGCTCGCCTGCGACATCCAGGCGGATGCCCAGAATATCGGCACCTTCGCCATGATCCTGCCCTCGCGCCAACGCGAGCTGGACGCCCCTTCCGCAATCTTCGTCGCCGAGCTCGACCTGCCGAAGCTCCGCAAGCTCGTCGCGGGCAAGACCGACATCACCGATCTCCCGCTCTTCCCCGGTTCCTCCCGCGACCTCGCCATGGAAGCCCCGGCCTCCCTCGCAAATGCCGAGATCGAGAAAGCCTTCGCCAAGATCAAGGAGCCCCTCCTCACCGGCTTCGAGTGCTTCGATGTCTTCAGCGATCCCTCCGGCGAAAAGCTCGCCGCGGACAAGAAGTCCATCGCCTACCGCATCCACTACCGCGCCTCCGACCGCACCCTGAAGGCCGAGGAAATCGACGCCGCCCACACCACCGTCGTCACCGCCCTCCTCGCCGCCCTCCCCGTCGCCCGCCGCTGA
- the pheS gene encoding phenylalanine--tRNA ligase subunit alpha, whose product MKDQIEAIQTEALARIAAATEARALEDARVAVLGKKGTLTEVSAGMRDVPKEEKAAVGALLNTARGAITAALEEKQLALQDAADKKALEGIDLTLPARALHHGSLHPLTILRHQAISILRRMGFALAEGPEIEDEFHCFDALNTPADHPARNEKDTFYFDSGKLLRTHTSSVQVRTMETQVAPVRIIAPGSAYRRDEIDATHLSVFNQLEGLYVDKDVSLGDLKGTLEYFLRELFGSATEVRFRPHFFPFTEPSFEIDVKLHVKGQDPRWIEVAGCGMVDPAVFEQINKGRKDDAYNPEKVTGFAFGMGLDRLAMIRWGIKDIRLLIENDARFLKQFA is encoded by the coding sequence ATGAAGGACCAGATCGAAGCCATTCAGACCGAGGCATTGGCCCGCATCGCCGCCGCCACCGAAGCCCGTGCGCTCGAAGACGCCCGCGTGGCCGTGCTCGGCAAGAAGGGCACCCTCACCGAAGTCTCCGCCGGCATGCGCGACGTCCCGAAGGAGGAGAAAGCCGCCGTCGGCGCCCTGCTCAATACCGCCCGCGGCGCCATCACCGCCGCCCTTGAGGAGAAGCAGCTCGCCCTGCAGGACGCCGCCGACAAGAAGGCGCTCGAAGGCATCGACCTCACCCTCCCCGCCCGCGCCCTCCATCACGGCTCGCTCCACCCTCTGACCATTCTCCGCCACCAGGCCATCTCCATTCTCCGCCGCATGGGCTTTGCCCTCGCCGAAGGCCCGGAGATCGAGGACGAGTTCCACTGCTTCGACGCCCTCAACACCCCCGCCGATCACCCGGCACGGAACGAAAAGGACACCTTCTACTTCGATTCCGGCAAGCTCCTGCGCACCCACACCTCCTCGGTCCAAGTCCGCACCATGGAGACCCAGGTCGCCCCGGTTCGCATCATCGCCCCCGGTTCGGCCTACCGCCGCGATGAGATCGATGCCACCCACCTCTCCGTCTTCAACCAGCTCGAAGGCCTCTACGTGGACAAGGACGTCTCCCTCGGCGATCTCAAGGGCACCCTCGAATACTTCCTCCGCGAGCTCTTCGGCTCCGCCACGGAAGTCCGCTTCCGCCCCCACTTCTTCCCCTTCACCGAGCCCAGCTTCGAGATCGACGTGAAGCTCCACGTGAAGGGCCAGGACCCGCGCTGGATCGAAGTCGCCGGCTGCGGCATGGTCGATCCCGCCGTCTTCGAGCAGATCAACAAGGGCCGCAAGGACGACGCCTATAACCCGGAGAAGGTCACCGGCTTCGCCTTCGGCATGGGCCTCGACCGCCTCGCCATGATCCGCTGGGGCATCAAGGACATCCGCCTCCTGATCGAAAACGACGCCCGCTTCCTCAAGCAATTCGCCTGA